From Planctomycetia bacterium:
TCCGTCGCGTTGACCTGGCCGTTCCATGTCTTCGTGGAACGCCGCTTCCTCTCGAGCCCTAAACCGGTCGCGCCAAAACCAAGGGCGCTGCCAGAGCTCGCCTAGTTCCCTTCGCTCACCGGTCGAAACAAGTCGGCTTCGAAGTCGAAAACCACAACGACTGCGCCGGCACGGAATCCTCCGCCGCCACGCGATCCAGCGCCGACGCTGCTCCCAGGCATTGCCGGCCCAGCGCCCCCAACACGCCGCTCATCTGTCCTGCCACCGTACGCACCGCGATTTCGGCGCCAGCGCGCGTGCCCGCACTGGCAGTTGCTGCCGGCCGGGCGTTGAGTTGGGATCGCTCCATCACTTTGCCCGCTGCAACCCATAGGTCGTCCCAAGAAACCGGGGCGAACGCCCGCACGGAGACCAGGTCCGCGACAGCGCCTAACGCATTTGCAACGGAGGCTGGCGCATGCTGCGCGGTCTGCTCGTCCGCCCAATCGGTCGGCCCGCAGGCGACGCCCGCTTGCCAGTCGTACGGCAAGGTCAGCGCGGCCGCATGATCCGCCGCCAACACGTCGTCCGCAGGCAGGTCCGGTTGCGGATCGCATGTCGCCAGGTCGTCGCCGCCCGCGTCCCTCGCGCCATCGCGATAGTCGCGAAAATCGCAGTGCCACGCCACATTTCCCGCCGACATCAGCGCCGAACAAGGCCCTTCGCCCGACCAGGGCATCAGCGCGAGCGCCGATGGGGGCGCCCATCCGAGCGCCGCGGCCAGGCAGGCGAGCGCCGCGCGGCGGAACAGTCGTGGTCGTAAACAGACCATCATCGAACTTCCTCCCCGAGGATCGTATAGAGGGATTCAGTCAGCCGTCGCCGCGAGGAACCCGCTCGCGGTCGCAAATTGAGTGAACGCTATCGGTATCGGAACCCGTTGATGAATCCCATGAAGAGACCCTAGCGAATGCGTGCTACGGGTAATCTTGCGCGGTTCAACGGACAGCGAAAGCCTCGCGGTCTTGCGGAAGATTGCGGCAGGAATGATCTCGTCCAACAATACGGTCGTGCGGTATTTTAGGAAGAGTGCGAGGGGAGTTTGAAGTTCGGATTCCTAAGTTTGAAGTTTGAAGTGTTCAGTTTTCAGCGAGGACCAGAATCCAAAGCACTGAAAACTAAACACGCACGTTGTGGCACGGTCTCCCGACCGTGCCACCTCTTAGACCGAAGGTCTCCCTTTCCACTCGCAACCGCGCATTCAGCGGCACGGCCATGAGACCTTGCCACAACGACTTTCTCACTGAAAACTGAAAATTTCAAACTAGATAAGCAGCCGCTCATCGCCCCACGGTGTACCCATGACGCGCAACACTATCTTCGTCTGCCTCATCTCCGCCGCGCTCGGCGCGGGCGTCTCGATCTTCTATCTCGAAGTGCCGCGCACGCGCCTGGCGATGGCCCAACAAACCGAGCCGCGATTGAGATTGCCGACCGCGCCCGAGGCCCAGGTCACCGACGAGCGCGTGCCGCTCGACGAATTGTCGCCGGACGAGCGCGTGAATGTTTCCGTTTACGAAAACGTCAACCGCAGCGTCGTCAATATCAGCACCGTCGCCACGCGACCGAGCGCATTCATGTTGCTCGAATACGAATCGGAAGGCGCCGGCTCCGGTTCCGTCCTCGATAAGCAAGGTCACATCCTGACCAACTTCCACGTCGTCGAAGGCGCTCGCGACATTCAGGTCACGCTCTACGACGGCAAATCGTACGAAGCCACGCCCGTCGGCGGCGACGCCAACAGCGACGTCGCGGTGATCAAAATCGACGCCCCGCCTGAAAGCCTGTTCCCCGTCAAATTCGCCGATTCCAGCCGGCTGCGCGTCGGACAACGCGTGTTCGCCCTGGGCAATCCTTTCGGATTGGACCGAACGCTCACGATCGGCATCATTTCCAGCTTGGACCGCACCTTGCCGACGCGGAACAATCGCACGGTCAAGTCCGTGATCCAGACCGACGCCGCGATCAACCCCGGCAACTCCGGCGGCCCGCTCCTCGACAGTAAAAGCCGCATCATCGGCATGAACACGGCCATCGCCAGCAAGACCGGCCAAAGCTCCGGCGTCGGTTTCGCCATTCCCGCAAATATGATCAGCCGCGTCGTGCGACAACTGATCGACGACGGCCGCGTCATCCGGCCCGAAACCGGCATCGCACTGGTCTCGCGAACCGAGCGAGGATTGCGGATCGCCGCCCTAGCCCCAGACGGACCAGCGGAACGCGCTGGCCTGCGCGGACCAAAGCTCATCCGCGAGCGCAAACGCCAGGGCCCATTCGTCTACGAATACCAAACCGTCGACCGCAGCGCCGCCGATCTCATCGTCGCCGTCGACGACCAGTCGATTTCCACCGCCGACGACCTACTCACCATCGTCGAAAGCAAACGCCCCGGAGAACGCGTCAAAATCACAGTCCTCCGCGAAGGCAGCAAAGTCGACGTACCGCTCGTGCTCGGAGAGAGCGAGTAGGAAAGAGAGTTTGAAGTG
This genomic window contains:
- a CDS encoding trypsin-like peptidase domain-containing protein, with the protein product MTRNTIFVCLISAALGAGVSIFYLEVPRTRLAMAQQTEPRLRLPTAPEAQVTDERVPLDELSPDERVNVSVYENVNRSVVNISTVATRPSAFMLLEYESEGAGSGSVLDKQGHILTNFHVVEGARDIQVTLYDGKSYEATPVGGDANSDVAVIKIDAPPESLFPVKFADSSRLRVGQRVFALGNPFGLDRTLTIGIISSLDRTLPTRNNRTVKSVIQTDAAINPGNSGGPLLDSKSRIIGMNTAIASKTGQSSGVGFAIPANMISRVVRQLIDDGRVIRPETGIALVSRTERGLRIAALAPDGPAERAGLRGPKLIRERKRQGPFVYEYQTVDRSAADLIVAVDDQSISTADDLLTIVESKRPGERVKITVLREGSKVDVPLVLGESE